A stretch of the Balneola vulgaris DSM 17893 genome encodes the following:
- a CDS encoding SH3-like domain-containing protein: MRLALLILMWLAPTFLFAQNSSQYEFDEANTKLENGDYKNALQQYRIIIADGEESGALYLNMGIAAVQLDSLGLAKYYFTRALAFDTAEQEANTALDFVNSQFSRQSATLPKLPWDKLVDILKVSPGTFGVFMIGYIILCIAVLLLLAKWFNFISFKKLPTLIMSIAGVGMVVLILAFYVDYVDQRYDEAILITEQSSVTQKPDSTSTLVSMAYEGYPLTIDQSVSEGHSDWYYVRLGNGQYGWIKKSGILKL; encoded by the coding sequence ATGAGATTAGCACTCTTAATTTTGATGTGGTTGGCACCCACTTTTCTATTTGCTCAAAATTCATCTCAATATGAGTTTGATGAAGCAAATACTAAACTAGAGAATGGTGACTATAAAAATGCCTTGCAACAGTATCGCATTATCATTGCTGATGGTGAAGAATCTGGAGCACTTTATCTCAATATGGGTATAGCTGCGGTTCAGTTAGACTCTTTAGGATTGGCTAAATACTACTTCACTCGCGCACTAGCCTTTGATACAGCCGAGCAAGAAGCGAACACTGCTTTAGATTTTGTAAACTCTCAGTTTAGTCGGCAATCGGCAACGCTTCCTAAATTACCTTGGGATAAACTCGTAGATATTCTGAAGGTAAGCCCCGGAACATTTGGCGTTTTCATGATTGGATACATCATTTTATGTATCGCTGTTCTGTTATTATTAGCCAAATGGTTCAATTTTATTTCCTTTAAAAAACTTCCGACCTTAATAATGTCGATTGCGGGAGTTGGAATGGTTGTTTTAATACTCGCATTTTATGTTGATTACGTAGATCAACGATACGACGAAGCTATATTAATTACGGAGCAGTCATCGGTTACTCAAAAACCTGATAGTACGTCAACCTTAGTAAGTATGGCTTATGAGGGATACCCACTTACCATCGATCAAAGTGTAAGCGAAGGCCATAGCGATTGGTATTATGTTCGATTAGGGAATGGCCAATATGGATGGATCAAAAAATCCGGAATTTTAAAATTATAA
- a CDS encoding dipeptidase: MSASQEYIDNNKDQFIEELFDLLRIPSVSTDSSKKDAIHEAANFLLKQFQSMNLDTVKLYETPGNPIVYAEHTPHKDKPTVLVYGHYDVQPSDPDELWTSPPFEPVIKDGNVYARGASDDKGQSYTHVKALESFKKTGQEIPVNIKFILEGEEEIGSPNLVPFLEEHKDMLSCDMVLVSDTSMFGKDMPSITYGLRGLAYMEVEVVGPNRDLHSGVYGGAVENPLNVLCEMIAKLKDEDGVIQVPGFYDKVIPLTKADREASAALPFDEEAYKASLGIEAVHGEKGYTTLERASARPTLDVNGIWGGYTGEGAKTVLPSKANAKISMRLVPGQHPKEIAQLFKEYFESLAPDTVKVKVTEHHGGHPSVTDLSFYGLKAAAQAFEEVYEVEPLFAREGGSIPIVADFKRVLGAESILMGFGLTSDAIHSPNEKFSLKDFHRGIKTSARFMELLAES; the protein is encoded by the coding sequence ATGAGCGCATCACAAGAATATATTGACAACAATAAAGATCAATTTATAGAAGAACTATTTGATTTGTTACGCATCCCTTCTGTAAGTACAGATTCCTCTAAAAAGGATGCTATACATGAAGCTGCTAATTTTTTATTAAAGCAGTTTCAGTCGATGAATCTGGACACCGTAAAGTTATATGAGACTCCAGGAAACCCTATTGTTTATGCCGAGCATACCCCACACAAGGATAAACCAACGGTATTAGTGTATGGACATTACGATGTTCAACCATCAGATCCTGATGAACTTTGGACTTCCCCACCCTTTGAGCCCGTAATTAAAGATGGAAACGTATATGCTCGTGGAGCTAGCGATGATAAGGGGCAGTCTTATACGCATGTTAAAGCCCTAGAGTCTTTTAAGAAAACAGGACAGGAAATCCCTGTTAACATCAAGTTTATTCTTGAAGGTGAAGAAGAGATTGGGTCTCCAAATTTGGTTCCTTTCCTTGAAGAGCACAAAGATATGCTTAGCTGTGATATGGTGCTGGTATCCGATACCTCTATGTTTGGCAAAGACATGCCTTCCATTACTTATGGTCTTCGTGGACTCGCATACATGGAAGTGGAAGTAGTTGGTCCTAACCGTGATTTACACTCAGGAGTATATGGCGGTGCGGTTGAAAATCCATTGAACGTACTTTGCGAGATGATCGCCAAGCTTAAAGACGAAGACGGTGTAATTCAGGTTCCTGGTTTTTATGATAAAGTAATTCCACTTACAAAAGCCGATCGTGAGGCGTCAGCAGCTCTTCCATTTGATGAAGAAGCTTATAAAGCTTCACTCGGTATTGAGGCCGTTCATGGCGAAAAAGGATATACCACTTTAGAACGAGCATCTGCTCGCCCTACTTTAGATGTAAATGGTATTTGGGGTGGTTATACAGGCGAAGGGGCTAAAACGGTACTGCCTTCCAAAGCGAATGCTAAAATTAGTATGAGACTAGTCCCAGGTCAGCATCCCAAAGAAATCGCTCAATTATTTAAAGAGTATTTCGAATCGTTAGCACCAGATACTGTGAAAGTTAAAGTAACAGAACACCATGGTGGACACCCATCCGTAACCGACTTGAGCTTTTACGGCTTAAAAGCGGCCGCTCAAGCCTTCGAAGAGGTTTATGAGGTAGAACCACTATTTGCACGCGAAGGTGGCTCTATTCCAATTGTAGCCGACTTCAAGCGCGTTTTAGGTGCTGAGTCGATACTAATGGGCTTTGGTTTAACCAGCGATGCTATTCATTCTCCTAATGAAAAGTTTTCATTAAA